GCAGATCCTGCTGGATTTGGGGCTGCAGTGCGTGCGCATTCTGACGAACAACCCCAAGAAGATCGTGGGGCTGGACGGCTACGGCCTGTCCGTGTCGGAGCAGGTGCCGCTCTCGGTGGAGCCCAACCCGCACAACAGCGGCTACCTGCGCACCAAGCGCGAGCGGATGGGGCACGTGTTCTCGCTCGAAGGCGAGGACGCGGCGTAGGACGGCAGTGCGTGAGTGCGTGAGTGCGTGAGTGCGTGAGTGCGTGAGTGCGTGAGCGGCGCATCGGCAGCCGACGCGCACTCCCGCACCCTGTCATCCAGAGGCCCGAGCGCGCCGGACTTGCACGCAGCACACGCGGCGCAGGGCCGTGGGATCTAGCCTGCGCCACGAACAAGCCCGGGCGCGGCAGCGGCACGGGACTCCGGTCCGTCGGGACATGAGCGTGCACGAAACGAAGGACGAGCATCGCAGCCGGCCTACACGGACCGGCACAGGCACGGGACCGAGGGCACTGACTTGATCGAACATCACGGGCAGATTCGCGGCGAAGGCAAGCGCTTCGGCATCGTCATCAGCCGGTTCAACGACCTGATCACCCGGCAGCTGCTGGCCGGCGCGCGCGACTGCCTGCGCCAGCACGGCGTGGCGGACGACGCCATCGAAGTCGTCTGGGTGCCGGGCGCGTGGGAGATCCCCGGGCCCTGCCGCATGCTGGCCGAAACGGGCAGCTACGACTCGGTGATCGCGCTGGGCTGCGTGATCCGCGGCTCCACGCCGCACTTCGACTACGTCGCGGGGACGGCCGCGAACGGGCTGGCGGCCATCGGCGTGAACTCGCGCATTCCCGTCGTTTTCGGCGTGCTGACGACGGACACCATCGAGCAGGCCATCGAGCGCGCGGGCACCAAGGCCGGCAACAAGGGATGGGACGCGGCGATGGTGGCCATGGAGATGAGCGATCTCTACACGCGCCTGGGCGACGGCTCCATCGGCGGCAAGGAGGCCCGGTGAACAACCGGAGCCGCGCCCGCGGCTGGGCGCTGCAGGCGCTGTACGCGTGGGAGCAGCGCGGCGGAGACGTGTCGCAGGCGATTCCCGTTCTCCACGGCCTGTTCGAAAACCTTCGCGTGTCGCCGGCCAACCGGCCGTACTCCGAGGTCCTCGTGCGCCTGGTGGCGACGAACCTTCCGAAGATCGACCGCGCCATCGTGGAGTCGCTCACCAACTGGCGGATGGAGCGCCTGTCGGTGATCGACCGAGCCATCCTGCGGCTGGGGACGGCAGAGATGATGTTCGTGGACGACGTGCCGGCGCGGACGGTGATCCGCGAAGCCATGCAACTCGCGGAAAAGTACGGAACCCACGAAAGCGCGCGGTTCGTCAACGGCGTGCTGGACGCGGTGATGCGGCGGGTGGCGCCCGGGGAGTCTGCCCCGGCGTGAAGATCCTGGTCCTGAACTGGCAGGACCTCGCCAACCCGCAGTCCGGCGGGGCAGAGATTCACCTGCACGAAATCTTCGGGCGGCTGGCGCGGCGCGGGCACACGGTGCACGCGCTGGTCAGCGGCTGGCCGGGCGCCCCCGCCCGCGCCCAGGCGGACGGGATGGAGATCCACCGCACCGGCGGCCGCAACACCTTTTCCTTCGCCGCGCCCGCCTACTACCGCAAGCACCTGGCGTCCGAGCCCTGGGACGTGGTGGTCGAGGACCTGAACAAGGTCCCGCTCTTCACCCCGTACTGGGTGCGCCGCCCGCTCGTTCTCCTGGTCCACCACCTGTTCGGCGCGACGGCGTTTCGCGAGGCCTCCGCACCCTTCGCCGCGGCCACCTGGCTGCTGGAGCGCCCCATCCCGCGCGTCTACCGCGGGCTCCCCACGCAGGCCGTCTCCGAAAGCACCGCCGACGACCTCGTTTCCCGTGGGCTGCGGCGAAGCGACATCACGGTCATCCACAACGGCGTGGACCTCCACTTCTTCTCGCCCGACCCCTCGCTGCTCCGTGCGCCGGAGCCGGCGTTCCTGTACGTGGGACGGCTGAAGAAGTACAAGCGCATCGACCTGGCCATCGAGGCCGTGCACGTGTTGAAGGAGCGCGGCCACCCAGCGCGGCTGCGCATCGCCGGCCGGGGCGACGACGAGCCCAACCTGCGCGCGCTCGTGGATCGGCTCGGGGTGGGCGATCGGGTGAGCTTCGAGGGATTCGTGAGCGAGGAGCGCAAGCGCGAGCTGCTGCGCACCAGCTGGGCGAA
This sequence is a window from Longimicrobium sp.. Protein-coding genes within it:
- a CDS encoding glycosyltransferase family 4 protein; amino-acid sequence: MKILVLNWQDLANPQSGGAEIHLHEIFGRLARRGHTVHALVSGWPGAPARAQADGMEIHRTGGRNTFSFAAPAYYRKHLASEPWDVVVEDLNKVPLFTPYWVRRPLVLLVHHLFGATAFREASAPFAAATWLLERPIPRVYRGLPTQAVSESTADDLVSRGLRRSDITVIHNGVDLHFFSPDPSLLRAPEPAFLYVGRLKKYKRIDLAIEAVHVLKERGHPARLRIAGRGDDEPNLRALVDRLGVGDRVSFEGFVSEERKRELLRTSWANVLPSPKEGWGITNVEAGACGTPAVAADSPGLRESVVHGETGLLVPYGDASALADALASLTAERVAHLGAGARHFAEGLSWDRAAERTEAHLSEVVTKPR
- the nusB gene encoding transcription antitermination factor NusB, whose amino-acid sequence is MNNRSRARGWALQALYAWEQRGGDVSQAIPVLHGLFENLRVSPANRPYSEVLVRLVATNLPKIDRAIVESLTNWRMERLSVIDRAILRLGTAEMMFVDDVPARTVIREAMQLAEKYGTHESARFVNGVLDAVMRRVAPGESAPA
- the ribE gene encoding 6,7-dimethyl-8-ribityllumazine synthase gives rise to the protein MIEHHGQIRGEGKRFGIVISRFNDLITRQLLAGARDCLRQHGVADDAIEVVWVPGAWEIPGPCRMLAETGSYDSVIALGCVIRGSTPHFDYVAGTAANGLAAIGVNSRIPVVFGVLTTDTIEQAIERAGTKAGNKGWDAAMVAMEMSDLYTRLGDGSIGGKEAR